Below is a window of Rhodothermales bacterium DNA.
CGCGCGCCACCTCGTCGGCCGGCCGATCGAAGGCCTGCGCCATGTAGGGCTTCACCATGTCGCGGAAGGCCGCGACGAGCCCTTGCGTCCGCGTCGGCAGCCCGATTTCGGGCAGCCGTTCGAGCGCCTCCCAGGCAGAGATGCCCTGGCGCTCGGCAAAGCCGAAGATCTCTTCCTGCGTCTTCGCGCCGATCCCGCGCACCGGATAGTTGATCACCCGCCGCAGACTCGCCACGTCGTTCGGGTTGACGGCCAGACGCAGATACGCCAGCACATCCTTGATTTCTCGCCGCTGGTAAAACGACATCCCGCCGACGACCCGATACGGGATGCCGCCGCGGCGGAGCGCGTCTTCGAGGGAGCGGCTCTGCGCGTTGGTGCGGTAGAGGACGGCGAAATCGGTAAACCGGTAGCCGGCGCGCACGCCGAGGTCGCGAATCCGGCGCTCGATCTTCTGCGCCTCGTCCTTCTCCGACACGGCCTCCATCAGCACGATCGGCGTCCCGTCACCGTTTTCGGTCCACAACGTTTTTTCGAGCTGGTCCTTGTTGTGCCCGATGATCGAATCGGCCAGGCGGAGGATGCGCTTCGAAGACCGGTAGCTCTGTTCGAGCCGGATCGTGACGGCGTTGGGGTAATCCCGCTGGAACGAGAGGATATTCCCGATGTCCGCGCCGCGGAAGGCGTAGATGCTCTGGGCGTCGTCGCCCACGACGCAGATGTTCTTGTGCCGCTCGGCGAGCGTCTTCGTCAGCAGGTACTGGGCGTGGTTGGTGTCCTGGTATTCGTCGATGTGGATAAACGACCAGCGGTTCTGATATTTTTCGAGGATGTCTGGCCGCAGCCGGAACAGTTCGATGGGTTTGATGAGGAGATCATCAAAATCCATCGCATTGGCGCGCTTGAGGGTCTCTACGTAGGGCTTATAGATGCGCGCGGCGAGGTCCTGATTATTCGTCGAGGCCAACCGCTGGTACTCGTCCGGCCCCACCATCTGGTTCTTGGCGCTCGAAATCAAAAACAGCATCGAGCGGGGGCTGAACTGCCGGGTGTCGATGTTGAGCGACCCCATGAGTTCCCGGATGATGCGTTCGGCGTCCTCGGTGTCGTAGATGGAGAAGTCGCGCGAGTACCCGAGCGCCTCGGCCTCCACGCGCATCATGCGGGCGAAGGTGGAGTGGAACGTGCCCATCCACATCCCGCCGGCCAGATCCGCCCCCACCAGCTTTTCGATGCGCTCCTTCATCTCCCGCGCCGCCTTGTTCGTGAAGGTGAGCGAGAGAATCTGATACGGCCGGGCCTTGTTCGTCGCCAGCAGGTAGGCGATGCGGTGCGTGAGCGTACGCGTCTTGCCCGACCCCGGGCCGGCGACGATCATCACCGGGCCATCCGTGGCCCGGACGGCCTCCTGCTGCCGCTCGTTGAGCCCCTGGAGAATCTGATCTGCCTGAATGGCCGGCGCCGGCGTCGCCTCGGCGTCGAAATCCAATCGGTACTGCCGCATGAACCTGTGCTGCGCAAAATGGAAGAGGACGAAGGGATCTCAAGATACCGAAATTCGTCCACCCGAACCGCCCGGCCAGATGAAAAAGTGGCGGGGTGCGCGACCGACTCCGTTCGCTGCGACAGCGCTATTTCTCGAGCGTCGCGCGGGCCTGACGCAGCAGCACGGCCTCTTCGTCCACGAACGCGTCGAACCAGAGCTTGCCCAGGAAGATCGCCGGCGGCGCGCACGCCTCGTGGCCGCCAAAATCCAGCGCCGCGACATCCACATCGACGGCCCCGTGCCGATGAAAGGCCTCGATGGCCATCTCGGCGTTCCGGAACGGCACCTGTTCGTCCTCGAGGCAATGAAAGAGCTTCATCGGAGCGCGGGGCTTCCAGTCGAACACGTCGTTTTCGCGCAACGCGCGGAGCAGCGGATGCGCCGGGTCTTGTGCCAGGTTTTCGAGAAACGAGGCGCTCAGCATGGCGCGGGGCACGTCGGGGAGGTGCGCGTTGATCTCGCGCCAGTCGAGGGCGCCGTCGAACAGCGCCGGCAGCGTCGTGTCGTACGGAGGGGCTAGCACCTCGGAAGGATTCTCGAAGAGGTCGTAGACCTGGTCGTAGGCGAAAAGCGTCAGCGGGAGATACACGGTGGTCGGATACGACCGGTCATCGACCATCTGCCCGAACATGACATCCGACAGGCTGTACGGGCCGGCCATCGGGGCCGACGCGGTCACCTCGAACTCGTCCGCATACTGCGCCTCGATAGCGCGATGCGCGGCCATGGTGGCGTACCCGCCTTCGGAGTAGCCCATCAGGAAGAGCTGGTCGCCCAGCAGCACGCCCTCGTCGGCACTGTACTGCCGCACGGCGCGGAGCATGTCGACGATCGCGGTGCTCAGGCTCGCCGCATGCACGTACGGATGCAGCCCGTCCGAGACGCCGAGACCGAGATAATCCGGCAGGGCCGTGATATACCCGCTCGCCCCGAACCCCATCCCGATCAGATCGAAATCGCGCATCGAGGCCACCCTGTCCTTCGCGATCGTGGTCCCGTGCTGATAACTGAGCAGCGGCGCCGGCGCGGTGAGGCCTTCCGGCACGGCGAGGGCGCCCGAGGCGACCGTGAGCGCGCCGTCCGTGTCGGTCGTGCGGTACAGCACCCGGTAGAGGGTCACGCCATACATCGGCCGGCCCGGCACGCCGGCCTCGCGCAGCCGCGCGGCCACGTCGTCCACCGTCACCGACGCGATCCGCTCCACCGACACGATGGTCCCGCGGCGGGGTTCGTCGCCGGCGCCGGCAAAAACGAGCAGCATGCTCATGATGGCTACGCAACGCCAGAAAAACGCGCGAGAGAGGACAGAAGAGGGGTATGCCGCCATGGCTGATCCGATCAATGAAACCCTGAGACCAAACCGGAACTACCATGGCGTGGCGCGCATGCTACGTCCCGTCCCCGGGGTATCGGAGTGCCCTCCAGGCGAAAAAGCTGCCGAACGTAACATCCATGACAAAACGCTTTGCTCTGGCCGCCGTGCTCACGGCCCTGCTCACCGCGCCGGGCGCCGCCCAGCAGACGGCCATCCTGCCGCTCGACATGCCGCCCCCCTCGTCGTACCGGACGGCCTCCGGCGCGCCGGGCGAGGCGTACTGGCAACAACGGGCCGATTACCGCATCGAGGCCTCGCTCGACCCGCTCACGCATCGGATCGAGGGGACGGTCACCATCACGTACACGAACAACAGTCCCCACGCCCTCACCTACCTCTGGCTGCAACTCGACCAGAACCTGTTCGTCCCGAACAGCCTCGGCGATCAGCGCTACGGCGCGGGTTCGCGCTGGCGCGGGGCCTTCGAGGGCGGCGGGATCGACATCGCGAACGCGGCCGTGTCGATGGGCGAGACGCTCGTCGGCGCCGCGCCGATCGTCGACGGGACCCGGATGCGCATCGACCTGCCGGCTCCGCTCGCGGCGGGCGGCGGCGTCGCCGAGCTGGCGATGGATTTCAGCTTCGTCATCCCCGAACATGGCGCCGACCGCATGGGCCGGCTCGATGTCGAGCAGGGACCGATCTACCAGATCGCGCAGTGGTACCCGCGGATGGCGGTGTACGATGATGTCGAAGGCTGGAATACGTTGCCCTACCTCGGCCAGGGCGAATTTTATCTGGAATACGGCGACTTCGACGTGTCGCTGACCGTGCCGTCCGACTTCGTCGTCGTGGCCACGGGCTCCCTCCTCAACCCGGAGGATGTCTACACCCCGGATCAGGCCGAACGCATCGAACAGGCGCGTACCAGCGAGACGACCGTATCCATCGTCGACGTGTCCGACGCCGGCGCCCCGGACCGCCGGCCGCAGGGCGAACCGATGCTGACGTGGCGCTTCCGGGCGGAAAACGTCCGGGACTTCGCCTGGGCGGCCTCGCCGGCTTTCCTGCTCGACGCCGCCGGCTGGAACGGCGTCCTGCTCATGTCGGCCTATCCGAAAGAGGCGCTGGGCTCGAACGACGCCCCCGGCTGGGAGCGCGCGACGGACTACCTGCGCCAGGCCATCAAGCTGCACTCCGACCGCTGGCACGCCTATCCTTACCCGACCGCGATCAACGTGGCGGGCCGCGTGCGCGGCATGGAGTACCCGATGCTGATCTTCTGTGCGATGGACGACCGGGGGCAGGACCTCTTCGGCGTCACCGATCACGAGATCGGCCATACCTGGTTTCCCATGCTCGTCGGCTCCGACGAACGCCGGCACGCCTGGATGGACGAGGGGCTCACGACGTTCATCAACTACTACGCCAACCGGTCTATGTATGGCGACGACGCCGATCGCCTCGCCGCGTTCTCGCCCGACTCCATCGCCAGCCGGATGGCCGGCCCCGGCGGCGCCCTGCCCAGCACGACGCCGCCCGACCGCATGCCCCCCGAAGCGAGGGGTTTCCTCTCCTACCGGAAGCCGGCCTTCGCCCTGGTGCTGTTGCGCGAGTATGTGCTCGGGCCCGAGCGCTTCGACCCGGCTTTTCGCGATTACATCCTCCGCTGGGCCTACCGACACCCCCAGCCGGCCGACTTCTTCCGCACCATGGAAGACGGCACGGGCGAAGACCTCTCCTGGTTCTGGCGCGGCTGGTTTTACGGCTCGGGCGTGTTTGACCCGTCGGTGGAGCCGGCGGAACAGAACGCGTTCATCATCCGCCAGCCGAACGGCGTGCTGATGCCGCTCGACATCCGCATCGTGTTTCAGGACGGCAGCGACCAGCGGCTGCGGCTGCCCGCACAGGGCTTCGCCGGCCAGGATCAGGTGCATCTCGTCCCCCGGCAGCCGGATGTGGCCGCCATCGTCATCGACCCGGACCATCGCCTCCCGGATGCCGATCGGGCCAACAACCGGTGGCCGCGGTAGCCCGACTTTTCGCTTCTCTTTTCGCGGGGAAATCCTATCTTACGCCGGCCTCAGCCTGCGTCACCCACCCCCCGGCCTACGCCGCTCACCCCCTCCTGTCCCGCAATCATCGCGTCTATGACCACCCTCGTGTACATCCTCCGCGGCCTGTTCGGTGTGGCCGTCCTGGTCGGCATCGCCTACGCCGTTTCATCGAACCGCCGGGCCGTAAACTGGCGACTGGTCGGGGTAGGCGTCCTGCTGCAGCTGATTTTCGCGCTGCTGGTGCTCAAGACCGGGCCGGGGCGCGCCGTGTTCGAGTTCATCGGGGGCGTGTTCTCCCGCGTGCTCAGCTTCACGTTCGAGGGGTCGCGGTTCATTTTCGGTCCGCTCGGCATACCCCAGGGCCAGGAAGGCTCGATCGGCTCCATTTTCGCGTTTCAGGTGCTGCCCACGATCGTGTTTTTCGGCGCCCTGATGGGCATGTTGTATTACCTGAGGCTGATCCAGCCCGTGGTGCGCGGCATGGGCCGGTTCATGGCGAAAACCATGAAGATCTCCGGCGCGGAATCCCTCGCCACCGCCGCCAACGTATTTATCGGGCAGACCGAGGCGCCCCTCGTCGTCCGGCCCTACATCCAGGGCATGACGCGCAGTGAACTGATGACGCTGATGACGGGCGGGATGGCCACCATCGCCGGCGGCGTGCTGGCCTCGTACATCCTCTTTCTCGGTGGCGACGACCCCGTGGCGCGCGTGGCCTTCGCCGGCCACCTGCTCTCGGCCTCGATCATGAGCGCCCCCGCGGCTATCGTGATGGCGAAAATCATCGTCCCGGAGACCGAGGCGCCGGCGACGACCGGCGAGATCGCCATGGAAGTGCCCACCCAGGGTTCCAACGTGCTCGAAGCCACGGCCGACGGCGCCAGCGAAGGCCTCAAACTCGCGCTCAACGTCGGCGCCATGCTCCTGGCCTTCATTGCCCTCCTCGCGCTCGTCAACTACCTGCTCGGGATCGCCGGCCGGCCGGTCATCTTTGGATGGGAAGCCTACGACCTGAACGGCGTAATCGCCAACTGGACGGGCGGACGGTTCACGAGCCTGTCGCTCCAGTCCATCTTTGCCTTCCTCTTCGCCCCGATCGCCTGGGCCATGGGGGTCCAATCCAACGAGATCCTGCTCTTCGGCTCCCTGCTCGGGGAAAAGATCGCGGTCAACGAGTTCATCGCCTACCTCTCGCTCGGCAACCTGAAAGACGTGCTCAGCGAACGCACGACCATCATCGCCGCCTACGCCCTGTGCGGGTTCGCCAACTTCTCGTCGATCGCGATCCAGATCGGGGGCATCGGCGGCATCGCGCCGCAACGCCGCAGCGACGTCGCCAGACTCGGCATCCAGGCCGTCATCGGCGGGGCGCTGGCGTCGTGGATGACGGCGACGATCGCCGGCATGCTCATCGGCTGACGCGCTCAGCCGGCCTCCTGCGTGTTCGCGCTGCTGAACGAGATGCGAAAACGGGCCCACGCCGGCACCGGCTGCCATTCCTTCTTCTGAAAGATGTAGGCCGGCAGCCAGCGCATCCGCGTCGTGGCCTCCATCGCGATCTGATCCAGCACGGGGTGGATGCTTTTGATCAACTCGACGGACTGCGGCACGCCCTCCTGGTCGAGCCGCACCTGGAGCACGACCGCGCCGCCAATCCCCTGCTCGCGGAGGCTGTCAGGGTAGATGATCGGCACGTCCTTGCCCAGCTCGAGCTTGGCGCGCGGCTCCCTGAAATGCCGCGCCAGCAGCTTGTAGGCTTTCCGCTTGAAGTTCTCGACATCCTGCACGGGGTCGCTCGTAAACGCGACGTCCGCCAGCAGCGGCTTGATATGCGCCGTGAAGAGGGAATCCACGATCACGGGTTCGTTCCGGAACAGACGGATCAGGCTGCGTTTCACGGCGCGCTCGAACTGCGCCCGATCGTTGCGGCGCATCGCGGCGACCTCGCCCGGCGCCAGAAAAACCACGTCGTCGTCTTCCAGCGACATATCGTCGATGGTCTCCATCTTCGGATAAAAGCCCGACGTATCCTGGCCGGCCAGCCACCAGCGCGCGCCGGCGCCCTCCCAGCCCTCCGGCGGCCCATACCGCATCGCGGGTTCCGTCGCGCAGCCCGCGGCGAAAACGATGGAAACGAAGACAATAAGCGCGAATACTGCCGGTTTAAACCGCATGGATACAGATAGCCCTCCAACGAGGTCCATGGTTGCGAAGTCCGTTGCTACACAGACAAAAAAGAGGCGGGAATGTTGCCGGTAGCGATCAATCGGCCGAAGAAGAGACGTTGCTCTCGGGCAACGCATTGGCGAGGCGAACGAAGTATTGCCGGCGATCCATGGCCACCACGCGCACCTCGCTGCCGGCGGCGATGAACTCGCCTTCCGTACGCACTTCGATCCGCCGGCCGCCGATGTCGACGATGCCCGTCGGGCGAAGCGGCGTGATCGCGACACCCTGCTGCCCCAGCACGCGCGAGCGATCCTCGCTCTCCCGGGCGATCAACTGATCGTCCCGGCGCAGACTCGTCGCCAGAATAAACCGGTCCCACGCGCCGGATCGCCAGAGCCAGTAGAACGACGCCCCGAATGCCACCGAGGCGCCAACCAGCGCGATGGAGCCTCCCACAAATCCATGCTCGGAAAACGAGTAGCCGACGCCGAACAGGATGAGGAGCACCCCCACGATCCCGACCACATTAAACCCCGGCACCAGATAGACTTCGACGAGGATCAATCCGACGCCGGCCGCAATCAGGGCTATGGGGATGAGGAAATCCAATGGGATCGTGGTGCGCGTTACGGGAAAATAATGGGTGGGTGTACGGGCTAGGCGCGGGATGTTTCATTTCCCTCGGCGAGGGAGGTCACAGGCTGCACCTCCACCCGGCTGCCGCGGACCTGGACGACCCGCACGGCGCTGCCGGCTGGAATGTACTCTCCTGACGTGACAACATCTACCCGACGCGCCATTTCTCCCACCGAAAGCTCCACCGTGCCGGCCGGGCGCAGCGGCGTCAGGGCGCGTCCGACCGCGCCGAGCCACTCCTCGTGCGTGTCCGCCGAGGTATAGCCGTCGGCGCTTGTCAATTCCGGCGCGAGCACGAGCCGGTTGAACCGCTGCGATTGCGGCAGGATGCGGCCCAGCGAGAAGATCAGCACCACGAGCAGGACCATCGTGATCGCCATCGTCCCGATGGCGGACGTGATCGAGGCCATGTCGGGAAACGCGAGGCCGACGTTGCCGACCAGCGCGGCGAACAACGACCCCACGATGAGGATCAGCCCGGTGATGCCGGCCACGCCGAAGCCCGGTATCACAAAGATTTCCGCCAGCAGCAGGATCACACCGATCCCGAACAGGACGATCTCCCAGCTTTCCACCAGGCCCATCATGTAGTTCGGCGCAAAAAACAGCGCGGCGCCCACGCCGGCCATCAGCCCCGCGAAGCCCACACCCGGCGACTGCAACTCGAAATACAGGCCGCCCATCATCATGAGCATGAGGAGGGATTGCAGCACAGGCGAACCGAGGAAACGAAGCGCCTTTTCGGTGCCCGTCACGTGATGATCGAATCGCCGGCTCTCGTCGATCCCGAGCGCGGCCAGCACCGCGGGCAGATCCTCCATCTCAGCGTCCGCGACGCCGATCCGGAGCGCCTCCCGGGTCGAGAGCGTGAGCAGTTCGCCGGCTTTCGAGATCCCTTCCACTTCCAGGGAGTCGTCTACCATCGCCTCCGCCACCCGCGGGTCGCGCCCGTTGGCCTCGGCCGTCGCGCGCATCAGGCCGCGCATGTAGCTCTGGTATTTCTCCGCCGCCTTTTTCCCGCTCCCGCCTTCCACGACGGTGGCCGCCCCGATCGAGGCGCCCGGTGCCATCACGATCCGGTCGGCGGCATACGAAATCAGCGCCCCGGCCGACGCGGCGTTCTTGTCGATGAAGGCTACCGTCGGAATCGGTGTATTGAGGATGGTTTTGCGGATTTGATCGGCCGCATCGACCAGCCCGCCGAAGGTGTCGACATGATAGACGATGACGGATGCCCCGGCCTCCTCGGCCTCGCTGGTGGCGCGGTCAATGTAGCTGGCGAGCGCGGCGTCGATCGTTTCATCGATCGGGACGATATACGCCGGCCCCGCCCCGAGCGGCTCCGGAAAGTCGATTTTACCCGCCTGCTGCGCCAGAGCCGGCGTACAGGCCAGTAGGACGACCAGCGCCGTCAGCTGTGCGCGAAGGATGTGCAGCGTACCTTTCATGACCGATCCAGGTTGGTTGAGCCTGTCAGTAGGTACGCGAAACGCAGGGTGAAGATTCACCCCGCAGGCCGCCTCAATAC
It encodes the following:
- a CDS encoding NfeD family protein — encoded protein: MKGTLHILRAQLTALVVLLACTPALAQQAGKIDFPEPLGAGPAYIVPIDETIDAALASYIDRATSEAEEAGASVIVYHVDTFGGLVDAADQIRKTILNTPIPTVAFIDKNAASAGALISYAADRIVMAPGASIGAATVVEGGSGKKAAEKYQSYMRGLMRATAEANGRDPRVAEAMVDDSLEVEGISKAGELLTLSTREALRIGVADAEMEDLPAVLAALGIDESRRFDHHVTGTEKALRFLGSPVLQSLLMLMMMGGLYFELQSPGVGFAGLMAGVGAALFFAPNYMMGLVESWEIVLFGIGVILLLAEIFVIPGFGVAGITGLILIVGSLFAALVGNVGLAFPDMASITSAIGTMAITMVLLVVLIFSLGRILPQSQRFNRLVLAPELTSADGYTSADTHEEWLGAVGRALTPLRPAGTVELSVGEMARRVDVVTSGEYIPAGSAVRVVQVRGSRVEVQPVTSLAEGNETSRA
- a CDS encoding M1 family metallopeptidase, translated to MTKRFALAAVLTALLTAPGAAQQTAILPLDMPPPSSYRTASGAPGEAYWQQRADYRIEASLDPLTHRIEGTVTITYTNNSPHALTYLWLQLDQNLFVPNSLGDQRYGAGSRWRGAFEGGGIDIANAAVSMGETLVGAAPIVDGTRMRIDLPAPLAAGGGVAELAMDFSFVIPEHGADRMGRLDVEQGPIYQIAQWYPRMAVYDDVEGWNTLPYLGQGEFYLEYGDFDVSLTVPSDFVVVATGSLLNPEDVYTPDQAERIEQARTSETTVSIVDVSDAGAPDRRPQGEPMLTWRFRAENVRDFAWAASPAFLLDAAGWNGVLLMSAYPKEALGSNDAPGWERATDYLRQAIKLHSDRWHAYPYPTAINVAGRVRGMEYPMLIFCAMDDRGQDLFGVTDHEIGHTWFPMLVGSDERRHAWMDEGLTTFINYYANRSMYGDDADRLAAFSPDSIASRMAGPGGALPSTTPPDRMPPEARGFLSYRKPAFALVLLREYVLGPERFDPAFRDYILRWAYRHPQPADFFRTMEDGTGEDLSWFWRGWFYGSGVFDPSVEPAEQNAFIIRQPNGVLMPLDIRIVFQDGSDQRLRLPAQGFAGQDQVHLVPRQPDVAAIVIDPDHRLPDADRANNRWPR
- a CDS encoding lipase family protein, coding for MSMLLVFAGAGDEPRRGTIVSVERIASVTVDDVAARLREAGVPGRPMYGVTLYRVLYRTTDTDGALTVASGALAVPEGLTAPAPLLSYQHGTTIAKDRVASMRDFDLIGMGFGASGYITALPDYLGLGVSDGLHPYVHAASLSTAIVDMLRAVRQYSADEGVLLGDQLFLMGYSEGGYATMAAHRAIEAQYADEFEVTASAPMAGPYSLSDVMFGQMVDDRSYPTTVYLPLTLFAYDQVYDLFENPSEVLAPPYDTTLPALFDGALDWREINAHLPDVPRAMLSASFLENLAQDPAHPLLRALRENDVFDWKPRAPMKLFHCLEDEQVPFRNAEMAIEAFHRHGAVDVDVAALDFGGHEACAPPAIFLGKLWFDAFVDEEAVLLRQARATLEK
- a CDS encoding NfeD family protein, which encodes MDFLIPIALIAAGVGLILVEVYLVPGFNVVGIVGVLLILFGVGYSFSEHGFVGGSIALVGASVAFGASFYWLWRSGAWDRFILATSLRRDDQLIARESEDRSRVLGQQGVAITPLRPTGIVDIGGRRIEVRTEGEFIAAGSEVRVVAMDRRQYFVRLANALPESNVSSSAD
- a CDS encoding energy transducer TonB, producing the protein MRFKPAVFALIVFVSIVFAAGCATEPAMRYGPPEGWEGAGARWWLAGQDTSGFYPKMETIDDMSLEDDDVVFLAPGEVAAMRRNDRAQFERAVKRSLIRLFRNEPVIVDSLFTAHIKPLLADVAFTSDPVQDVENFKRKAYKLLARHFREPRAKLELGKDVPIIYPDSLREQGIGGAVVLQVRLDQEGVPQSVELIKSIHPVLDQIAMEATTRMRWLPAYIFQKKEWQPVPAWARFRISFSSANTQEAG
- a CDS encoding UvrD-helicase domain-containing protein yields the protein MRQYRLDFDAEATPAPAIQADQILQGLNERQQEAVRATDGPVMIVAGPGSGKTRTLTHRIAYLLATNKARPYQILSLTFTNKAAREMKERIEKLVGADLAGGMWMGTFHSTFARMMRVEAEALGYSRDFSIYDTEDAERIIRELMGSLNIDTRQFSPRSMLFLISSAKNQMVGPDEYQRLASTNNQDLAARIYKPYVETLKRANAMDFDDLLIKPIELFRLRPDILEKYQNRWSFIHIDEYQDTNHAQYLLTKTLAERHKNICVVGDDAQSIYAFRGADIGNILSFQRDYPNAVTIRLEQSYRSSKRILRLADSIIGHNKDQLEKTLWTENGDGTPIVLMEAVSEKDEAQKIERRIRDLGVRAGYRFTDFAVLYRTNAQSRSLEDALRRGGIPYRVVGGMSFYQRREIKDVLAYLRLAVNPNDVASLRRVINYPVRGIGAKTQEEIFGFAERQGISAWEALERLPEIGLPTRTQGLVAAFRDMVKPYMAQAFDRPADEVARELIKESGILSDLRDEGTQEGLVRWENVQELINAIAEYTALERDTASLSAFLQQVSLFTDQDATDNRDERVTLMTLHASKGLEFEVVFVAGLEEGLFPLANATQERKELEEERRLFYVGATRAKSHLFLSFARSRFRYGETTSSMRSRFLEEVDASVLLTEAGESLEQRPNRFQATEKRTIAYERLDPHYYRESLTTPKPKPPAKKTGDRRIVYDETEGGRIVPGVVVEHEQFGEGKVLSMEGQGDQARATVFFKEVGQKKLALKFAKLRLVE
- a CDS encoding nucleoside transporter C-terminal domain-containing protein encodes the protein MTTLVYILRGLFGVAVLVGIAYAVSSNRRAVNWRLVGVGVLLQLIFALLVLKTGPGRAVFEFIGGVFSRVLSFTFEGSRFIFGPLGIPQGQEGSIGSIFAFQVLPTIVFFGALMGMLYYLRLIQPVVRGMGRFMAKTMKISGAESLATAANVFIGQTEAPLVVRPYIQGMTRSELMTLMTGGMATIAGGVLASYILFLGGDDPVARVAFAGHLLSASIMSAPAAIVMAKIIVPETEAPATTGEIAMEVPTQGSNVLEATADGASEGLKLALNVGAMLLAFIALLALVNYLLGIAGRPVIFGWEAYDLNGVIANWTGGRFTSLSLQSIFAFLFAPIAWAMGVQSNEILLFGSLLGEKIAVNEFIAYLSLGNLKDVLSERTTIIAAYALCGFANFSSIAIQIGGIGGIAPQRRSDVARLGIQAVIGGALASWMTATIAGMLIG